A stretch of the Bacillus anthracis str. Vollum genome encodes the following:
- the metC gene encoding cystathionine beta-lyase has protein sequence MSYSIDTLLLHNQYKHDPQTGAVNVPIYNTSTFHQFDVDTFGKYDYSRSGNPTREALEDIIALLEGGTKGFAFASGIAAISTAFLLLSQGDHVLISEDVYGGTYRIITEVLSRYGVSHTFVDMTNLEEIKQNIKQNTKLFYVETPSNPLLKVTDIRAVSTLAKSIGALTFVDNTFLTPLFQKPLDLGADVVLHSATKFIAGHSDVTAGLAVVKDAELAQKLGFLQNAFGAILGPQDCSLVLRGLKTLHVRLEHSAANANKIAQYLQEHSKIQNVYYPGLQTHLGFDIQQSQATSAGAVLSFTLQSEDALRQFLSKVKLPVFAVSLGAVESILSYPAKMSHAALSQEARDERGISNSLLRLSVGLENVDDLISDFENALSYVEEPVNA, from the coding sequence ATGAGTTATTCTATAGATACACTCTTACTACACAACCAATATAAACATGATCCACAAACAGGAGCTGTTAACGTTCCCATCTATAACACATCAACATTCCACCAGTTCGATGTAGATACGTTCGGGAAATATGACTATAGCAGGTCAGGAAATCCAACTCGTGAAGCTCTTGAAGACATCATTGCTTTATTAGAAGGCGGAACGAAAGGATTTGCCTTCGCATCAGGAATTGCAGCGATTTCTACTGCATTCCTCCTTCTTTCACAAGGTGATCACGTACTCATTTCAGAAGACGTATACGGAGGGACTTATCGAATAATAACTGAAGTTCTCTCCCGTTATGGTGTTTCACATACATTTGTTGATATGACCAATCTAGAAGAAATCAAGCAAAATATAAAACAAAATACAAAGCTCTTTTATGTAGAAACACCTTCTAACCCGCTTTTAAAAGTAACAGATATTCGTGCTGTTTCTACACTTGCAAAATCTATTGGCGCTCTTACTTTTGTTGATAATACATTTTTGACACCACTATTCCAGAAACCACTTGATCTCGGCGCAGATGTCGTTCTTCATAGCGCTACAAAGTTCATTGCTGGTCACAGTGATGTTACTGCTGGATTAGCGGTCGTAAAAGATGCCGAACTTGCTCAAAAACTTGGATTTTTACAAAATGCATTCGGCGCCATTTTAGGACCTCAAGATTGCTCTCTCGTACTTCGCGGTCTAAAAACATTACATGTACGTCTTGAGCATTCAGCTGCGAATGCCAATAAAATTGCACAGTATTTACAAGAGCACAGTAAAATTCAAAATGTCTATTATCCTGGCTTACAAACACATCTTGGATTTGATATTCAACAATCTCAAGCAACATCGGCCGGAGCTGTCCTATCCTTCACTTTACAATCAGAAGATGCACTCCGCCAATTTTTATCAAAAGTAAAATTACCTGTCTTTGCAGTTAGTTTAGGAGCTGTCGAATCGATTCTTTCCTATCCGGCTAAAATGTCACATGCAGCACTGTCACAAGAAGCTCGTGATGAAAGAGGTATTTCCAATTCATTACTTCGTTTATCCGTCGGCCTTGAAAATGTTGATGATTTAATATCCGACTTTGAAAATGCCCTTTCTTATGTAGAAGAACCTGTAAATGCATAG